The sequence below is a genomic window from Echeneis naucrates chromosome 13, fEcheNa1.1, whole genome shotgun sequence.
TGTCGCTGTCCTCGCAGACACCTCCTGCACCATTGTTTCCAAGCCCTGATGGACCACGGTGTGAAAGTTGCCTCAGTTTTGGCAAACTCCTTCAGCCGCCGCTGCTCCTACATCGCAGAGTCTGATGCCCACGTCAAAGAGAAGGCCATCCAGTTCGGCTTTGTGCTGGGTCAGTGCTCGGGGTGGGGGAGGGATgaaaagttgaacacagaaaCTATGTGTGAATAATGGGACGTGTTCATCCCAGTGATGTTATCTCGTGTGAGCTGATAGGAAAACAACCTCAGAAAGCAGACACTGAGTCTgtaatgattttagaaatgttacctttaaaaaattcaaatctCCCCCAGGCAAATAATTATCTCTAAGTACACCAATCCTAAGTGCCAGGGTGGGGGAGAGGTGATGCTGATCCCCACCGCCTCTGATTTGGAGACAGGTGCAGTAATCAGATGTGTTTTGCCACCAGGTGGATTCCTGTCTGATGCGGGTTGGTATGGAGATGCAGAAAAAGTGTTTCTGTCGTGCCTGCAGCTTTGCACGCTCCACAGTGAGGTCCTCCACTGCTACCGGGCTGTGGAATGCTGCGTCAGGTCAGTCCCATCAGTGAGTCTGGAGCTGACGCCTCCCACTGATAACTGCTAAATTTACATGAGAAATGTTTGTGGAGTAAATTTATAGCCGCTGTGAATGTGTTCTGTATTTGCATCAGATCAGAACCACATTGTTCTGgagatgaaacaaaaatcacagactGATACAggtttttgatttgatttgattttttttttttttttaagctgggCAGTGCAGAAAATCAGTGATTAGCACTGTCGGTTCACAGTTGTGGGTTTGAACCTCTCTGAACCTCTCTCTTATCAAGGGGTTTCTAAATTCTCCATAGTTATGAATTGTTGTCTCCGTGTGTCAGCTATGCCCAGACTGTGACCCTCACCCAAAAACAGCTGGAATCAGCCCCCCATCAGCCTGCACTGATCAAACATCAGACAGCTCCAGTTCATGGAGCGTATGTATTGAGATTTGTTGTGCTGACTTGAATAACACACTGTTTGTAACACTGACTGTAGATGAATATCTCATACAGGGAGGGGTTGTAGTGGGAGGGGGCATTTGGCTCTTACCCACTTGGAGCTTATTTTGTAGAAATTCATGTTTGGTGTCTCCCTAACCCTTTTCATGCAAAACACCATTGGccaacaacagcacaactgaAACAGAACGACAACTACAACcactacagcagcagcacagaaatcCATTAATACAAATATTATTTCACGGCAAAAGCTCACATTAAGGCTAAAACATTGCGCAACACCGTGCACATGTCCAACCGCCCCCAGCACACAGAATAAAGAATGTACGTTTTTCAACAAACGCTCGTCATCCCTCGAAGAACATGGAGACATAAATGGCTCtgtattaaaaattaaaatcacattgttaaactgtaaattgttttccatttccataATGTGAAGGAGACCTGAGACCtgcagacttcaaaataaaagcaccataACTTTTCTAAAAGAGCTCATTTCTAACTTatagaaacaaaataaacaattaattagtaaaatctgataaaataaatcagcagtttCTATATTTCGGCAAAAAAACCAAGTAAAGCAAGTACAGCCAATGGTAGGTGATGGAGAGCATCCCCCTCCCTGTAACCCACCATGTGCTCATACAACCCCACGTTAAGTcacacaaactgtcactttAATGTGACAGCAAATCAGACAAGGTTTATCTCTGTAGATTCACCTGAGACTTTTCCTCTGTCTTGTGCCTACAGGCTGCTTCATGTCCGTAATGGAAACTGTAAGTACCACCTGGGGGAGGAGACTTTCAAGCTCGCTCAGTCTTACATGGACAAATTAGCCAAACATGGCCACCAGGCCAACAAGGCAGCGCTGTATGGTGAGCTCTGCGCCTTGCTCTTCGCCAAAAGCCACTATGATGAGGTACGGGAGCAGGTTTAATTAAGACAATGTGTCTTTGTTGTACAGCGCAGCAGGTTGTGTTGTCTCATCTTTTGGTGTGTCATCTTGTAGGCATATAAGTGGTGTATAGAAGCTATGAAGGAAATAACTCCAGGGCTGCCTGTCAAAGTAGTGGTTGATGTCCTCCGGCAAGCCTCCAAGGTAACGCTCAGACCGGTGCAGCTTGTTATTTATGACGGACAGTGTTGTAATGTCAGACCTGTTGTGTGAAGACCTTGTCTTTGTGTCGCAGGCCTGTGTGGTGAAGAGAGAGTTcagaaaagcagagcagctgatcaaaCATGCAGTGTTTCTAGCAAGGTAACCTGCTGTGTCCCATGAGTCCTGATATCCCTGTTGTCCCTTCATGTCGCTGACTCcaagtgtgtctttgtcttaCAGAGAACATTTTGGTCACAAGCATCCCAAGTACTCTGACACGCTGCTAGATTATGGATTTTACTTATTAAATGTAGACAACATATGCCAATCAGTGGCTATTTATCAGGTGAGGAGCATAATTGTGTGTGAgttatttattctgttgtttcTTTAGGAGCTGTATTGATTCATTCTAAAAATTTGCCCTAATTCCAGACGGCGCTGGACATCAGACAGTCTGTGTTTGGGGGGAAGAACATCCACGTGGCCACGGCCCATGAAGACCTGGCCTACTCCTCATATGTTCACCAGTACAGCTCTGGGAAATTTGACAATGCTCTGTGAGTGCAATGAATCTTACAAACTAATTGCTCCTCCTCAACCAACTGGCTAATTACATTAGACATGAGCTCCTTTATAGATGAAGCACATGATGACTCACTGATGGTGTGCTGTGTTACTCGCTCTACTTGTATTCATGTTACGTAGCCACGTGCCGAGGCATGTGTTTAAAGGCTCTGATGGATTTAACCCTCTTAAATCCACAGAAGTGCACCCACTCCCGAAAATCACTCTGCTCAgaacatttctccacactgatCTTTGATCTTGAGAAAACCAGAGATTCGAGTCTTTCTATCAAGGCCCAATTTGTTTGTgtagctgtcagctgcttgtatacccaaagtctctggatcagtcctgtatgtttctgagtttattgtgttgacagaataaagacaatcagatatttgcagctgatttttttttttcattactactccaaagaatgagcagaactcctgttcagataaagatagaaacaacccaaacacacaagaagaacttttctgttttactaaatgtttctgaatatgtggagacttggagacatttttaatcagGAAAGCTTAAATGAGACTCTGAAGGGTTAAAAATGACTTTCAGTCAAGtttaagatgtttttatattttgactCATCTCCTCTAAGCACAAAGGCCCTCATTGAGCATTGGGTAACACTCCAACCTCTTTAGACTCTCATCCACTTTTGCAATGTATGTGCTTGAAAACAACTGTGCTTCTGGAAACACTTGACTTTCTCAGAAGTGTTTATTCTGAGCAGGACCAAGAATGTGTTGCCAAGTTTGAGTCAGTCACTGTGTCTGTCCCTCAGATTCCACGCAGAACGTGCCATAGACATCATAACTCACATTCTTCCTGAGGACCATCTGCTGCTGGCCTCCTCCAAAAGGGTCAAAGGTAAGGCTGTTTTCTGGGACACGCTGGACTGCTGCCCACTGTGTGCAGGGCAGCATCTCACAGGAATTGTGGGAAATTCCACCAACCTCTGTGTCTCAAACTCTGCTcaacataaaaatgcagacaaacagactggTGTTGACATATTTCAGAACTGTTACTAATCTATAAAGACGCTGAAAAACCATCATCACACCATTCATCAATAGATTACTGCTTTGTTCACTGAATCAGTTCAGAAGCTGTTTGACTTGAATAAATCAGGGAGAGATGTCCCTGATGTCTCTTTGACTACTTCATAAATATCTTCAT
It includes:
- the appbp2 gene encoding amyloid protein-binding protein 2 isoform X2, which codes for MCTTRHLLHHCFQALMDHGVKVASVLANSFSRRCSYIAESDAHVKEKAIQFGFVLGGFLSDAGWYGDAEKVFLSCLQLCTLHSEVLHCYRAVECCVRLLHVRNGNCKYHLGEETFKLAQSYMDKLAKHGHQANKAALYGELCALLFAKSHYDEAYKWCIEAMKEITPGLPVKVVVDVLRQASKACVVKREFRKAEQLIKHAVFLAREHFGHKHPKYSDTLLDYGFYLLNVDNICQSVAIYQTALDIRQSVFGGKNIHVATAHEDLAYSSYVHQYSSGKFDNALFHAERAIDIITHILPEDHLLLASSKRVKALILEEIAIDCHNKETEERLLQEAHDLHLSSLQLAKKAFGEFNVQTAKHYGNLGRLYQSMRKFKEAEEMHIKAIQIKEQLLGHEDYEVALSVGHLASLYNYDMNQYDDAERLYLRSIAIGKKLFGEGYSGLEYDYRGLIKLYNSVGNYEKVFEYHNVLSNWNRLRDRQFAVADALEDVNTTPQQTQEVVQAFLLAQSLGPTRPCLG